The following are encoded together in the bacterium genome:
- a CDS encoding DUF433 domain-containing protein has protein sequence MPASPMPQVREALDELERCGLDIWAEEPHQSGTPLLVNIDGRVYLGDGWAAGTHGQLSLVSMLDLLGPFGMGGHGPDLVRPRPSIRIVPGKVSGEPHLVGSRITTKSVAAVYRRFGDLRRVEALYPHATPETIEQAIDLETALAA, from the coding sequence GTGCCCGCAAGCCCTATGCCCCAGGTAAGGGAAGCGTTGGACGAACTCGAACGCTGCGGCCTCGACATCTGGGCTGAGGAACCGCATCAGTCGGGGACACCGTTGCTGGTGAACATTGACGGAAGGGTGTATCTAGGTGACGGTTGGGCGGCCGGTACCCATGGCCAGCTGTCCCTGGTGTCGATGCTCGATCTGTTAGGCCCGTTCGGGATGGGAGGCCACGGTCCGGATCTGGTCCGGCCCCGACCCAGCATCCGTATCGTCCCCGGCAAGGTGTCGGGTGAACCACATCTCGTCGGCTCGCGCATCACCACCAAGTCGGTGGCTGCCGTCTACAGACGCTTCGGGGATCTCAGGCGGGTGGAGGCGCTTTACCCCCACGCCACTCCCGAGACTATCGAACAGGCAATCGACCTTGAGACCGCGCTTGCCGCGTGA
- a CDS encoding adenosylcobinamide amidohydrolase: MSTLVEPFLVPATGEHRGVLVWRWGNPMSVLSSAPVGGGPGVAEWVLNIGVGSDYDRTDLSDHAGEVAAELGLRGAGVAMFTAVDLSRRERCISGGVAVDATVGISHPTWAAGTPATKTPAVGGTINLVVQLPVGLDPGAAVNAVITATEAKAQALAARGVAGTGTATDAVTIVWPAEAAAERFAGPRSPWGTRIADAVYQAVWTGAAPRA; the protein is encoded by the coding sequence ATGAGCACTCTGGTCGAGCCCTTCCTGGTCCCTGCGACCGGCGAGCATCGGGGGGTGCTGGTGTGGCGGTGGGGGAATCCGATGTCGGTGCTTTCGTCGGCGCCCGTGGGCGGTGGACCGGGCGTGGCGGAGTGGGTGCTCAACATCGGCGTCGGGTCGGACTACGACCGCACCGACCTTTCCGACCACGCCGGTGAGGTGGCGGCCGAACTGGGTCTGCGGGGAGCCGGGGTGGCGATGTTCACGGCGGTGGACCTGAGCCGCCGGGAACGCTGCATTTCCGGAGGGGTGGCCGTGGATGCCACCGTGGGGATCAGCCATCCCACCTGGGCCGCCGGAACGCCTGCGACGAAGACGCCGGCGGTGGGAGGCACGATCAACCTCGTGGTGCAGCTTCCGGTCGGGCTGGATCCGGGGGCAGCAGTGAACGCGGTGATCACGGCCACAGAGGCCAAAGCCCAGGCATTGGCGGCCCGCGGGGTGGCGGGAACCGGGACCGCCACCGACGCGGTCACGATCGTGTGGCCGGCCGAGGCCGCAGCGGAACGGTTCGCCGGTCCGCGGTCACCGTGGGGCACCAGGATCGCCGACGCCGTCTACCAAGCCGTATGGACTGGAGCCGCACCAAGGGCCTGA
- a CDS encoding AbrB/MazE/SpoVT family DNA-binding domain-containing protein has protein sequence MRISERGQITIPKRLRERFGLNHNVEVELTPTEGGLLIHKRSAARHPVEQVYAILDSSQDTDDYIEEIRGR, from the coding sequence ATGCGCATATCTGAAAGAGGCCAGATCACGATTCCCAAGAGATTGCGGGAGCGATTCGGCCTGAATCACAACGTCGAGGTGGAACTGACTCCCACAGAGGGAGGACTCCTCATCCACAAGCGGAGCGCGGCCCGACATCCCGTCGAGCAGGTCTACGCCATCCTCGACAGCAGCCAGGACACCGACGACTACATAGAGGAGATCCGAGGACGGTGA
- a CDS encoding type II toxin-antitoxin system VapC family toxin produces MITAVDTNVLLDIFLGDQRHGHESLERLKTAYDTGAVVICDIVYAELVPAFDDRAAMDDTLRQINATLSPITTDIAYEAGLRWQRYRRAGGPRQRIITDFLIGAHALRTADAFLTRDRGFYTTYFPELAAA; encoded by the coding sequence GTGATCACCGCGGTCGATACCAACGTCCTGCTGGACATATTCCTCGGCGACCAGCGTCACGGCCACGAATCGCTGGAACGACTCAAGACGGCCTACGACACCGGCGCCGTAGTCATATGCGACATCGTCTACGCAGAACTCGTTCCGGCGTTCGACGACCGGGCCGCCATGGATGACACGCTGCGACAGATCAACGCGACCCTGTCGCCGATCACCACCGACATCGCCTACGAGGCGGGCCTGCGCTGGCAGCGGTACCGCCGAGCCGGCGGACCGCGTCAACGGATCATCACCGACTTCCTGATCGGAGCCCACGCCCTCAGGACGGCCGACGCCTTCCTCACACGGGACCGTGGCTTCTACACCACCTACTTTCCGGAACTCGCCGCGGCCTGA
- a CDS encoding type II toxin-antitoxin system Phd/YefM family antitoxin translates to MTPLTEARNRLSEIVDDVVATGSDVVITRHGRPSAVIVGYDEYESLLETLNILSDPETMAGLARAEADVAAGNLVDLD, encoded by the coding sequence ATGACCCCCTTGACAGAGGCCCGCAATCGTCTGAGCGAGATCGTGGACGACGTCGTAGCGACCGGATCCGACGTTGTGATAACGAGACACGGCCGCCCCTCCGCTGTCATCGTCGGCTACGACGAATACGAGTCCCTGCTCGAGACCCTCAACATTCTCTCCGACCCTGAGACCATGGCCGGCCTCGCTCGCGCCGAGGCCGACGTCGCTGCCGGCAACCTCGTGGATCTTGATTGA
- a CDS encoding type II toxin-antitoxin system RelE/ParE family toxin, which translates to MPKLTPGAKKQLGKLPPQLSAKAHELIRRLDHEPHIVGKLVGPLKGKRSARLGRSHRIIYEVTESYVVVLTVGPRRDVYR; encoded by the coding sequence ATGCCAAAGCTCACCCCGGGCGCCAAGAAGCAACTCGGCAAGCTACCTCCCCAACTCTCAGCCAAGGCGCACGAACTCATCCGACGCCTCGACCACGAGCCGCACATCGTTGGGAAGCTGGTAGGACCCCTGAAAGGGAAGCGCAGCGCGCGCTTGGGACGTTCTCATCGGATCATCTACGAGGTAACGGAAAGCTACGTCGTCGTCCTCACGGTTGGCCCGAGGAGAGATGTCTACCGCTGA
- a CDS encoding TRAP transporter substrate-binding protein, producing the protein MVGRWRVLVVLLVSAVVAAACAGEEDSEPVTLSFGYPFAADHPVRVGVLDQWAEDVWEATGNTVRVEFHPEQALSTAAETYANVAAGGQDIGWALQGYSPGRFPATDVVEMPFVFGSGAQATRTLWALYEEFEAVRDEYADVKVLGLWTGGPGDLWLVDGTASSVADISGLTLRSPTPVQAAVITALGAIPVNMAAPDVRAAIDAGEIDGLLTVDTALATHNLTDVIASGTECRCYVLASFLVMNLDTWNGLSPDQQAAIDGVSARTVSDAAAGFYDRASITAAQENAEAGIVKIVLDDDQLEEWKQATRSVVDDWVDANPGFDARAMYERMLELAAG; encoded by the coding sequence ATGGTTGGTCGGTGGCGGGTTCTGGTGGTGCTGTTGGTGTCCGCTGTCGTGGCGGCGGCTTGTGCGGGTGAGGAGGATTCCGAGCCGGTGACGCTCAGCTTTGGGTATCCGTTCGCGGCTGATCACCCGGTACGTGTCGGGGTCCTCGACCAGTGGGCGGAGGACGTATGGGAAGCAACGGGCAACACCGTGCGGGTGGAGTTCCACCCCGAACAGGCTCTCAGCACAGCGGCGGAGACATACGCGAACGTGGCCGCGGGCGGCCAGGACATCGGATGGGCCCTGCAGGGGTACTCACCGGGGCGGTTCCCGGCTACCGACGTGGTGGAGATGCCCTTCGTGTTCGGCAGCGGTGCGCAAGCCACCCGGACGCTGTGGGCTTTGTATGAGGAGTTCGAGGCCGTGCGCGACGAGTACGCCGACGTGAAGGTGCTGGGTTTGTGGACAGGCGGCCCGGGCGACCTGTGGCTGGTGGACGGTACCGCATCTTCTGTGGCCGACATATCGGGGCTCACCCTGCGATCGCCGACCCCCGTACAGGCCGCGGTGATCACAGCCCTGGGTGCCATCCCCGTGAACATGGCCGCGCCCGACGTGCGGGCGGCTATCGACGCCGGGGAGATCGACGGCCTGTTGACGGTCGACACGGCTCTGGCCACCCACAACCTGACCGACGTGATCGCGAGCGGCACCGAGTGCAGATGCTACGTCCTCGCATCGTTCCTGGTGATGAACCTCGACACGTGGAACGGTCTGTCACCGGACCAGCAGGCAGCCATAGACGGTGTGTCCGCTCGGACCGTTTCCGATGCCGCAGCCGGCTTCTATGACCGGGCCAGCATTACCGCTGCCCAGGAAAACGCGGAGGCCGGGATCGTCAAGATCGTGCTCGACGACGACCAGCTGGAGGAGTGGAAACAAGCCACCCGCAGCGTGGTCGACGACTGGGTCGACGCCAACCCCGGCTTCGACGCCCGGGCCATGTACGAACGCATGCTCGAACTAGCCGCCGGCTAA